From the genome of Hathewaya histolytica, one region includes:
- the spoIIR gene encoding stage II sporulation protein R → MKKTLTFIIISLILFGVFGNNAKGNSKNEEELINDISNKIVRFHVIANSDSKQDQELKLKVRDSVLKFISPKLKDCNDIEESRKIINRYNKDIIEVSKKVIRENGYKYDVKTNLSRENFPQKTYSNITLPQGNYEAYRIIIGTGNGQNWWCVMFPPLCFVDATKTEVNEKKTEKEMKTVLNDEEYNSINNSNKNKLKVKFKVVEILNKNKKAK, encoded by the coding sequence ATGAAAAAAACACTAACTTTTATAATAATATCTTTAATATTATTTGGAGTATTTGGAAATAATGCTAAAGGAAATTCTAAAAATGAGGAAGAATTAATAAATGACATATCAAATAAGATAGTTAGATTTCATGTTATAGCTAATAGTGATTCTAAACAAGATCAGGAACTTAAATTAAAGGTTAGAGATAGCGTATTAAAATTTATATCTCCTAAATTAAAGGATTGTAATGATATAGAAGAATCAAGAAAAATTATAAATAGATATAATAAAGATATAATAGAGGTTTCTAAAAAAGTTATACGAGAAAATGGATATAAGTATGATGTTAAAACAAATCTTTCTAGAGAGAATTTTCCTCAAAAAACTTATAGCAATATAACTCTTCCACAAGGTAATTACGAAGCATATAGAATAATAATAGGAACTGGGAATGGACAAAATTGGTGGTGCGTAATGTTTCCACCACTATGCTTTGTTGATGCTACTAAAACAGAGGTCAATGAGAAAAAGACTGAAAAAGAAATGAAAACTGTTCTAAATGATGAAGAATATAATTCTATAAATAATTCTAATAAAAATAAACTAAAAGTAAAATTTAAAGTAGTAGAGATTTTAAATAAAAATAAAAAAGCTAAATAA
- a CDS encoding Ger(x)C family spore germination protein gives MRNKFKLISILIIISMFLTGCWDKIEIDRRIFVSTIAIDPGKDIDRWKDLKNVNKEDPFQERQIKKLKVTYGFPDISMLGPNIGGAAEEKNIMTEGYSMTDCLSEAISKSSRSVHLGQSKLLILSDSILSYPDIMKEVMDYFKRNPSINRSMNIVIVEGSAEEYENFKPKMERNFQNYVSGLMENSNKTASILPTTLNEFLKLLGDNGSAIVPYMKIDKNKNELILYGIGLIKDYKFIGNLNSVETSDIEILRGKVKSGKKVIYKDGHPIDYSIEGVERKLKIKKIDKNKLEMDIDIKIEGAINGFTVEKDLLSADKIREIEGDFNKSLGVECEKVINMLQYKYNIEPFGIREHIKKYHPYKWREIEKNWEEIYKGANIKVNFDTKIRRIGITR, from the coding sequence ATGAGAAATAAATTTAAACTAATCTCCATATTAATAATAATTTCTATGTTTCTAACAGGATGTTGGGATAAAATAGAGATAGATAGAAGAATATTTGTGTCTACCATAGCTATAGACCCGGGAAAGGACATTGATAGGTGGAAAGATTTAAAGAATGTAAATAAAGAAGATCCATTTCAAGAAAGACAAATTAAAAAATTAAAGGTGACATACGGATTCCCAGATATAAGTATGTTAGGACCTAACATAGGTGGAGCGGCAGAAGAAAAAAATATAATGACTGAAGGATATTCAATGACTGATTGTTTATCAGAGGCTATAAGTAAAAGTAGTCGAAGTGTTCATTTAGGACAAAGCAAGTTATTAATTTTAAGTGATTCTATATTATCTTATCCTGATATAATGAAAGAGGTCATGGACTATTTCAAAAGAAATCCCAGTATAAATAGAAGTATGAATATAGTAATAGTAGAGGGAAGTGCAGAAGAATACGAAAATTTTAAACCTAAAATGGAACGTAACTTTCAAAATTACGTAAGTGGACTTATGGAAAATAGTAATAAAACGGCAAGTATATTACCTACTACATTAAATGAATTTTTAAAGTTATTAGGTGATAATGGAAGTGCAATTGTTCCCTATATGAAAATAGATAAGAATAAAAATGAGCTAATATTGTATGGCATTGGATTAATTAAGGATTATAAATTTATAGGTAATCTTAATAGTGTAGAAACATCAGATATTGAAATATTAAGAGGAAAGGTGAAAAGTGGTAAAAAGGTTATTTATAAAGATGGTCATCCTATAGATTATAGTATAGAAGGTGTAGAGCGCAAGCTTAAGATTAAAAAAATAGATAAAAATAAATTAGAAATGGATATAGATATTAAAATTGAAGGTGCTATAAATGGATTTACAGTAGAAAAGGATTTGTTGTCTGCGGATAAAATAAGAGAAATAGAAGGTGATTTTAACAAATCACTAGGCGTTGAGTGTGAAAAGGTAATAAATATGCTTCAATATAAATATAACATTGAACCTTTTGGAATTAGAGAACACATAAAAAAATATCACCCATATAAATGGAGAGAGATAGAGAAGAATTGGGAAGAAATTTATAAAGGTGCAAATATAAAAGTTAATTTTGATACTAAAATAAGAAGAATAGGTATAACTAGATGA
- the ypeB gene encoding germination protein YpeB, producing the protein MEGSKKRVVYTLVATMIIVFSTTFALLMTLERIDYRNYLQSQYSKNLYNMVGSVENIRTNLGKVAIVGSREQSISVFNEIFKHASMANENLHSLPISQATLGNTSKFLTQVGDFCYVLGNSASKDVKLTNKEFEQINDLEMQAYSLETELNSVINDINKGKVSWGEIRKKTSTVFAKEEDNLANKFTSIQKQIIQYPVLIYDGPFSDNSLNIKPKVIGEKEVTIDKCKESIQDLYGKQNISKIENIQPPKDKKAKGGIPSYRFNVDLKNKKEGESIVAEVSKNGGHIVYLLYNKAKGAPKLKPEEAEKIGMSTLQKMGYKGMMPTFKLKYEDYLVVNYVYKEGDVTIYPDQIKVKISLIDGSIIGIESDKYLISHVKDRKIPNPKITPEKGKERVGKNLDISKISLAIIPTETNTEVLCYEYLGTYRDKKYIVYINAQTGYEERIVEIINTPNGELTI; encoded by the coding sequence ATGGAAGGAAGTAAAAAGAGAGTAGTATATACATTAGTGGCTACAATGATTATTGTTTTTTCAACTACTTTTGCATTATTAATGACTTTGGAGAGAATTGATTATAGAAATTATCTTCAAAGTCAATATAGTAAGAACTTATATAATATGGTAGGCTCTGTTGAGAATATAAGAACAAATTTAGGTAAAGTTGCTATTGTAGGATCAAGAGAACAAAGTATAAGTGTATTTAACGAGATTTTTAAACATGCTTCTATGGCAAATGAAAATCTACATTCTTTACCGATTTCTCAAGCAACATTAGGAAATACAAGTAAATTTTTAACCCAAGTAGGGGATTTTTGTTATGTATTAGGAAATAGTGCATCGAAAGATGTAAAGTTAACAAATAAGGAGTTTGAGCAGATAAATGATTTAGAAATGCAGGCATATTCTCTAGAAACAGAATTAAATTCCGTTATAAACGATATAAATAAGGGAAAGGTAAGTTGGGGTGAAATTAGGAAAAAGACTTCTACAGTATTTGCCAAGGAAGAGGATAATCTAGCAAATAAATTTACAAGTATCCAAAAACAGATAATTCAATATCCAGTACTTATATATGATGGGCCGTTTTCTGATAACTCTTTAAATATAAAACCTAAGGTTATTGGAGAAAAAGAAGTTACAATAGATAAATGTAAGGAAAGTATACAGGATTTATACGGAAAACAAAACATAAGCAAGATAGAAAATATTCAACCTCCTAAAGATAAGAAAGCTAAAGGCGGAATTCCTTCTTATAGATTTAATGTAGATCTAAAGAATAAAAAAGAAGGAGAAAGTATAGTAGCTGAAGTTAGTAAGAATGGAGGACATATAGTATATTTATTATATAACAAGGCTAAAGGAGCACCTAAACTTAAACCAGAAGAAGCAGAGAAGATAGGAATGAGTACTTTGCAGAAGATGGGTTATAAGGGTATGATGCCAACATTTAAGTTAAAATACGAGGATTATCTAGTTGTTAACTATGTTTACAAAGAAGGAGATGTAACAATCTATCCTGATCAAATTAAAGTTAAAATATCCTTAATAGATGGATCCATAATAGGTATAGAAAGTGATAAATATCTAATTTCTCATGTTAAAGATAGAAAAATACCGAACCCTAAAATAACGCCAGAAAAAGGAAAAGAAAGGGTGGGTAAGAATTTAGATATCAGTAAGATTAGTTTAGCGATTATTCCTACAGAAACTAATACTGAAGTTCTATGTTATGAGTATTTAGGTACTTATAGAGATAAAAAATATATAGTTTATATTAATGCTCAAACAGGATATGAGGAGAGAATAGTTGAAATTATTAATACTCCGAATGGAGAATTAACAATTTAA
- a CDS encoding CLC_0170 family protein, protein MEYFELFDKYFFILVLIDGLILTQIDVRTFKKIKDHTAEKRARILGYSLIIIGFILFLIRELA, encoded by the coding sequence ATGGAATATTTTGAATTATTTGACAAATATTTTTTTATATTAGTATTAATTGATGGGCTTATATTGACTCAAATTGATGTAAGAACTTTTAAAAAAATTAAAGACCATACTGCTGAAAAAAGAGCAAGGATATTAGGATATTCTCTAATAATAATTGGGTTCATACTTTTTCTTATTAGGGAGCTTGCTTGA
- a CDS encoding spore germination protein codes for MKEHIKKEIDIWTKNNMKYLRELLKDNSDMVFREFNLKDRKVGLVYIDGMADKLLLNEYVIEPIMENLEEIILAGEIKDNIISVSDIREVESLEKGVNAILSGETLMFVDGLEKAYVIANRSWPTRSVSEPSAETAIRGSREGFVETIRFNTALIRRRIRDTRLKIQAKSIGVRSKTDVAILYIDDIVNKEALSEVQDRIDSINIDAILDSSYISAFIEDNRFSPFPQIQSTERPDVVAAALYEGRIAILVDNSPFAIIVPSTMINLFQSPDDYYQRWIDSSIVRILRFFSIFMSIILPGLYVAITSFHTSIIPTKLAYSIAASREGVPFPAFIEAIIMEVSLALLIEAVARLPKAIGATIGIVGGLIIGQAAVSAGIVSPIMIIILGVTAITTFITPNYEITSAFRYIRFILIILAAALGLYGMVLGLILVLIHLVRLKSFTIPYLAPIVCPSFKDFKDLFIRLPLKYLKERPRYMKTEDKIRQK; via the coding sequence TTGAAAGAGCATATAAAAAAAGAAATTGATATATGGACAAAAAATAATATGAAGTATCTAAGAGAACTTTTAAAAGATAATTCAGATATGGTATTTAGAGAATTTAATTTAAAAGACAGAAAAGTTGGATTAGTTTACATAGATGGCATGGCAGATAAACTTTTATTAAATGAATATGTTATAGAACCTATAATGGAGAACTTGGAAGAGATTATTCTTGCAGGTGAAATTAAAGATAATATTATTTCTGTTTCTGATATAAGAGAAGTTGAGAGTCTAGAAAAAGGAGTTAATGCTATTCTTTCTGGGGAAACTCTAATGTTTGTAGATGGGCTTGAAAAGGCTTATGTTATTGCTAACCGTTCATGGCCAACAAGAAGTGTATCAGAGCCTTCAGCTGAAACAGCAATAAGAGGATCGAGAGAAGGATTTGTTGAGACTATAAGATTTAATACAGCTTTAATTAGAAGAAGAATTAGAGATACCAGACTTAAAATACAGGCTAAAAGTATAGGAGTAAGATCCAAAACTGATGTTGCTATCTTATATATTGATGATATTGTAAACAAAGAAGCATTAAGCGAAGTACAGGATCGAATTGATAGTATAAATATAGATGCTATCTTAGATAGCTCGTATATAAGTGCATTTATAGAAGATAATAGATTTTCCCCATTCCCTCAAATTCAAAGCACAGAGAGGCCCGATGTAGTTGCAGCTGCTTTATATGAAGGTAGAATAGCTATATTGGTAGATAACTCACCTTTTGCAATTATTGTCCCTAGTACTATGATTAATTTATTTCAATCTCCAGATGATTATTATCAAAGATGGATAGATAGTTCTATAGTTAGGATACTTAGATTCTTTTCTATATTTATGTCAATAATACTACCTGGACTATATGTAGCTATAACATCTTTTCATACTTCCATAATACCTACAAAGCTTGCATATTCTATAGCAGCATCTAGGGAAGGTGTTCCATTTCCGGCGTTTATAGAGGCTATTATTATGGAAGTAAGTTTAGCATTATTAATAGAAGCAGTAGCAAGGCTTCCAAAAGCCATAGGGGCTACAATAGGTATTGTAGGAGGACTAATCATAGGTCAGGCAGCTGTTAGTGCTGGTATAGTAAGTCCTATAATGATAATTATACTTGGGGTTACAGCTATTACTACATTTATAACACCCAATTATGAAATTACTTCTGCATTTAGATATATTAGATTTATATTAATCATACTAGCAGCAGCATTAGGATTATATGGAATGGTTCTAGGATTAATATTAGTATTAATACATTTAGTCAGACTTAAAAGTTTTACAATACCATATCTAGCTCCTATAGTATGTCCTAGTTTTAAAGATTTTAAGGACTTATTTATTAGATTACCATTAAAATATTTAAAAGAAAGACCTAGATATATGAAAACGGAAGATAAGATAAGGCAAAAATAG
- the ispE gene encoding 4-(cytidine 5'-diphospho)-2-C-methyl-D-erythritol kinase, translated as MQKKAYAKVNLSLDVVGKREDDYHLLKMIMQQIDLYDIIDINENKEKEIKVFCNKPFVPLDNRNLAYKAAEAFIEKYNIGVGVDIKIQKNIPVSAGLAGGSTDAAAVLSLMREIFKKHISMDEIMKLGLEIGADVPYCIQGGTALCEGIGEKINPLKPFRNYILVLVKPNFGVSTKDIYKSLNINKIYKHPNTEAIIKAMENEDLRFVGSNMKNVLENVTVSVYPTISNIKKNMMNLGAVGSLMSGSGPTVFGLFEDMLKAQRAYEYFKCTYNDVFITRTL; from the coding sequence ATGCAAAAAAAAGCTTATGCAAAAGTTAATTTATCCTTGGATGTAGTTGGAAAAAGAGAAGATGATTATCATCTTTTGAAGATGATAATGCAGCAAATAGATTTATACGATATTATAGATATAAATGAAAATAAGGAAAAGGAAATTAAAGTTTTTTGTAATAAGCCTTTTGTACCCTTAGATAATAGAAATCTAGCATATAAGGCTGCTGAAGCTTTTATTGAAAAGTACAATATAGGTGTGGGAGTAGATATAAAGATCCAAAAAAACATTCCTGTATCTGCAGGACTTGCTGGCGGGAGTACAGATGCAGCAGCAGTTTTATCCTTAATGAGGGAAATCTTTAAAAAGCATATAAGTATGGATGAGATAATGAAACTAGGTCTTGAAATCGGGGCTGACGTTCCTTACTGTATACAGGGAGGAACCGCACTTTGTGAAGGTATAGGGGAAAAAATTAATCCATTAAAACCATTTAGAAATTACATACTAGTTTTGGTGAAACCTAATTTTGGAGTATCTACTAAAGATATATATAAAAGTTTAAATATAAATAAAATATATAAGCACCCTAATACAGAAGCTATAATAAAAGCTATGGAAAATGAAGATTTAAGATTTGTAGGAAGTAACATGAAAAATGTTCTTGAAAATGTAACAGTAAGTGTTTATCCTACTATCTCTAATATTAAAAAAAATATGATGAATTTAGGTGCTGTAGGAAGTTTGATGAGTGGAAGTGGTCCAACAGTATTTGGACTATTTGAGGATATGCTAAAAGCTCAGAGAGCATATGAATATTTTAAATGCACATATAATGATGTATTCATTACTAGAACTTTATGA
- a CDS encoding DUF814 domain-containing protein, whose protein sequence is MTRAVAMISGGLDSILAAKLIKEQDIEVIGICFKSFFFNEEHAKRMTKQIEIPLEVIDFSTEHLEMVKNPKHGYGKNMNPCIDCHAMMMKYSGELLEKFNADFIITGEVLNQRPMSQNKSALQLVKKESGIGNKILRPLCALNLEPTEMEEEGLVDRSKLLNISGRNRKVQMELAEKWGIIDYPSPAGGCKLTEPNFSKRLKDLLRHREDVTSREIELLKIGRHFRVSNSSKIISTRIKEETEILKKLLIKEDVYMLAKDFKGSLVVIIGERTKEDIEFAAKVTSRYSKGKDKESIKVKYGQFGEALSNTIESKSATEEELKKYMI, encoded by the coding sequence ATGACAAGAGCCGTTGCTATGATTTCAGGTGGATTAGACAGCATATTAGCTGCAAAGCTTATTAAGGAACAAGACATAGAAGTTATAGGCATATGTTTTAAATCTTTCTTTTTTAACGAAGAGCATGCAAAGAGGATGACAAAACAGATAGAAATACCTTTAGAAGTTATCGATTTTTCTACAGAACATCTAGAGATGGTTAAGAATCCCAAACATGGGTATGGTAAAAACATGAACCCATGTATAGATTGTCATGCTATGATGATGAAATATTCTGGTGAGTTATTAGAAAAGTTCAATGCGGATTTTATAATAACTGGAGAGGTTTTAAATCAAAGACCTATGTCCCAAAATAAATCAGCATTACAACTGGTAAAGAAAGAATCAGGGATCGGAAACAAAATTTTAAGACCATTATGTGCATTAAATTTAGAGCCTACAGAGATGGAAGAAGAAGGGCTAGTTGATAGAAGCAAGTTACTAAATATATCAGGGAGAAATAGAAAAGTTCAAATGGAACTTGCAGAAAAATGGGGTATAATTGATTATCCTTCTCCAGCTGGTGGATGTAAATTAACTGAACCTAATTTTTCTAAGAGATTGAAAGATCTATTAAGACATAGGGAAGATGTAACTAGTAGAGAAATTGAACTTCTTAAAATTGGTAGGCATTTTAGGGTAAGTAATAGTAGTAAAATAATATCTACAAGAATAAAAGAAGAAACAGAAATATTAAAAAAACTATTAATTAAGGAAGATGTGTACATGCTAGCTAAGGATTTTAAAGGATCTTTAGTGGTAATAATAGGTGAACGTACAAAGGAAGATATAGAGTTTGCTGCAAAAGTTACCTCTAGATATAGCAAAGGTAAAGATAAAGAGAGTATTAAAGTTAAATATGGGCAATTCGGTGAGGCATTGAGTAACACAATAGAATCTAAAAGTGCCACTGAAGAAGAACTTAAAAAATATATGATATAG
- a CDS encoding DUF1934 domain-containing protein, whose protein sequence is MNKKAIISVISKQKGYEDDIIEVVTPGKFYKKDGKYYVVYEETELSGMEGTTTILKVENDEFTLSRKGTINSKMSFKKNGTDHILYSTPQGSLSFSMDIIKVKVDLNDQGGNIYSNYNLNVADGQSISTELNVNVKIIEDINNSIN, encoded by the coding sequence ATGAATAAAAAGGCAATAATATCTGTTATTAGTAAGCAAAAGGGTTATGAAGATGATATTATTGAAGTAGTAACTCCAGGAAAATTCTATAAAAAAGACGGTAAATATTATGTTGTATATGAAGAAACAGAGCTATCAGGCATGGAGGGTACAACGACTATTTTAAAAGTAGAAAATGATGAATTTACTTTGAGTAGGAAGGGTACTATCAATTCTAAGATGTCATTTAAAAAGAATGGAACTGATCACATACTATATAGTACACCACAGGGAAGTTTAAGTTTTTCTATGGATATTATAAAGGTTAAAGTAGACTTAAATGACCAAGGAGGCAATATATATTCTAACTATAATTTAAATGTTGCTGACGGTCAAAGTATTTCTACTGAATTAAATGTAAATGTTAAAATCATAGAAGATATAAATAATAGTATAAATTAA
- a CDS encoding GerAB/ArcD/ProY family transporter: MKQNFKVGSYGIFCTMIVSIMGINIFYYPRTVTTIVETEGWIVTILACLIYIFFLKLIYKTMELNEFKTFDELIMANFGKILGSIILIIFCLYNIVFSGIGIRIFVEVLNMYLLPKTPSEFMIISFIIVGIFIVRGGIEAVIKFNEIIFWIVFIPLSITLMLTLNNCDFTNVLPVLNNAPVNYAKGTLKAMYAFIGTNIAYMIIPYAKNKDKLSKVLTKSTIFVAVSYIIVTVFALSIFGSNEIKSLLWPTISTIRSINIPGAFIERWEGVVMVFWILFFFTSFINMFNFSSEILGSVMKLKDVRFSAAIIAPIYYYVALSASNIAEVYEFRQKFPYAWINIAIMLFPICIYLFCKFKSKRGKTNEK, translated from the coding sequence ATGAAACAAAACTTTAAGGTTGGAAGTTATGGCATATTTTGTACCATGATAGTAAGCATAATGGGAATAAATATATTTTACTATCCTAGAACTGTAACAACAATTGTGGAAACTGAAGGGTGGATAGTTACTATATTAGCATGCTTAATTTATATATTTTTTCTAAAATTAATATATAAAACTATGGAGTTAAATGAATTTAAAACTTTTGATGAGTTAATTATGGCTAATTTTGGGAAAATATTAGGCAGTATAATTCTTATAATATTTTGTTTATATAATATAGTGTTTAGTGGAATTGGTATCAGGATATTTGTAGAAGTTTTGAATATGTATCTTTTACCGAAGACTCCTTCAGAATTTATGATAATTTCATTTATAATAGTTGGAATCTTTATAGTTCGTGGAGGCATAGAGGCTGTAATAAAGTTTAATGAAATAATATTTTGGATAGTTTTCATACCTTTATCTATAACTCTTATGTTAACATTAAATAATTGTGATTTTACAAATGTATTGCCTGTCCTAAATAATGCACCAGTAAATTATGCTAAAGGTACATTAAAAGCTATGTATGCTTTTATAGGAACCAATATAGCATATATGATTATACCTTATGCTAAAAATAAGGATAAACTTAGTAAGGTATTAACTAAATCAACAATTTTTGTAGCAGTATCATATATTATAGTTACTGTTTTTGCCCTTTCAATTTTTGGAAGCAATGAAATTAAATCTTTACTATGGCCAACTATATCTACTATTAGATCCATAAATATTCCAGGAGCTTTTATAGAAAGATGGGAAGGCGTTGTTATGGTATTTTGGATTTTGTTTTTCTTTACGAGTTTTATAAATATGTTTAACTTTTCATCTGAAATATTAGGTAGTGTAATGAAATTAAAAGATGTTAGATTTTCAGCTGCTATTATAGCACCAATATATTACTATGTTGCTTTAAGTGCTAGTAATATAGCCGAGGTTTATGAGTTTAGACAGAAGTTTCCCTATGCTTGGATTAATATAGCAATAATGCTTTTCCCCATTTGTATATACCTCTTTTGTAAATTTAAAAGTAAAAGGGGGAAGACCAATGAGAAATAA
- a CDS encoding D-alanine--D-alanine ligase family protein, producing MNKKVAILFGGQSTEHEVSRLSASSVLKHINQQKYDVYPIGITKDGKWFEYTGDIENIKSGKWEEDQFYKKPEGEKILFNGEVDVVFPVLHGLYGEDGTIQGMCKLLNLPCVGPGVMSSAVCMDKVYTKYVLERFGIKQADYVVVTAFDYKSKKEELINKIETKLGYDLFIKPSNSGSSVGITKAHNRDELVKGIEEALKFDRKVLIEEALNAREIEVAVLGNDDPKASIPGEIIPAKEFYDYEAKYQSEESKLLIPANLTDQELENVRQRALDVYKALDCAGMSRVDFLVTKDTTEIYLNEVNTIPGFTDISMYSKMWEATGICYEELIDRLIELAIERKDG from the coding sequence ATGAACAAAAAAGTGGCTATATTATTTGGAGGTCAATCTACAGAACATGAAGTGTCTAGATTATCTGCCTCATCTGTTTTAAAGCATATAAATCAACAAAAATATGATGTTTATCCTATAGGGATAACAAAGGATGGAAAATGGTTTGAATACACTGGAGATATAGAAAATATAAAAAGTGGAAAATGGGAAGAAGATCAATTTTATAAAAAACCTGAGGGTGAAAAAATTTTGTTTAATGGTGAAGTTGATGTAGTATTCCCAGTACTTCATGGACTATACGGGGAAGATGGAACAATTCAAGGAATGTGTAAACTATTAAATCTTCCTTGTGTAGGTCCTGGAGTTATGTCATCTGCAGTATGTATGGATAAAGTTTATACAAAATATGTATTAGAGAGATTTGGTATAAAGCAAGCAGACTATGTAGTGGTAACAGCTTTTGATTATAAAAGCAAAAAAGAAGAGTTAATTAATAAGATAGAAACTAAATTAGGCTATGACTTGTTTATAAAGCCATCTAATAGCGGTTCATCTGTTGGAATTACAAAAGCTCATAATCGAGATGAATTAGTAAAAGGTATAGAAGAAGCTCTTAAATTTGACAGAAAAGTATTGATTGAAGAAGCATTAAATGCAAGAGAAATAGAAGTTGCAGTACTTGGAAATGACGATCCTAAAGCATCAATCCCAGGAGAGATAATTCCTGCTAAAGAGTTCTATGACTATGAGGCAAAATATCAAAGTGAAGAGTCTAAATTACTTATACCTGCAAATTTAACTGACCAAGAATTAGAAAATGTAAGACAAAGAGCTCTTGATGTGTATAAAGCTTTGGATTGTGCAGGTATGTCTAGAGTAGATTTCTTAGTTACAAAAGATACTACAGAAATTTACTTAAATGAAGTAAATACAATTCCAGGATTCACTGACATAAGCATGTATTCTAAGATGTGGGAAGCTACAGGTATATGTTATGAGGAATTAATAGATAGATTAATAGAACTTGCTATAGAGAGAAAAGATGGTTAG